The Juglans regia cultivar Chandler chromosome 2, Walnut 2.0, whole genome shotgun sequence genome includes a window with the following:
- the LOC109010554 gene encoding (-)-germacrene D synthase-like, which produces MSLQVSAVAAPTAQNHVMPEINRRSANFQPSIWGDHFLSYASEFLETSDVKIMRQQIEELKENVRTMLTATVEKPSQKLNLVDAIQRLGVSYHFDNEIQAILQQLQKTHESDDPEYKDDLYTVALLFRLLRQDGYYVSCDMFNKFKDSKGDFMGSLCNDVKGILSLYEATHLRVKGEDILDEALVFTTTHLESVASQLSGSLAAQVTHALKQPIWKALQRLEARHYFSVYQEDASHDQVLLKFAKLDFNLLQKVHQKELSEIARWWKDLDFSRKLPFIRDRVVECYFWVLGVYFEPQYCSARRMLTKVISMISVIDDIYDVYGTIEELDLFTEAIERWEMSAADKLPEYMKMSYQALLDVYTEMEQNLGEEKSYRVQYAIKAMKKQVTAYHQEAKWFHQKYIPTMDEYMPLALVSSTHAMLATTSLVGMGELVTKDSFEWLFSDPKMVTASAVVGRLMDDIVSHTFEQKRGHVASAVECYMTQHGVTEEEAVHELRKQVTDAWKDINKECLYPTEVPMPILMRVLNLSRVCDVVYKDEDGYTHAGIVLKDFVASLMVDPVPL; this is translated from the exons ATGTCTCTTCAAGTTTCAGCAGTAGCTGCTCCAACAGCTCAGAATCATGTCATGCCAGAAATTAACCGTCGCTCAGCAAATTTTCAACCCAGCATTTGGGGTGACCATTTCCTCTCATATGCTTCTGAATTCCTG GAAACGTCTGATGTGAAAATCATGAGGCAACAAATTgaggaattgaaggaaaatgtGAGGACGATGCTCACGGCTACGGTTGAGAAGCCTTCACAAAAACTGAACTTGGTTGATGCTATTCAGCGCTTAGGCGTGTCTTACCATTTTGATAATGAGATTCAAGCAATCCTGCAACAACTGCAGAAGACTCATGAAAGTGATGACCCTGAATATAAAGATGACCTCTACACTGTTGCCCTGCTGTTTCGACTACTTAGACAAGACGGCTATTACGTTTCCTGCG ATATGTTCAACAAGTTCAAGGACAGCAAAGGGGATTTTATGGGATCGCTTTGCAATGATGTGAAAGGAATTTTAAGCTTGTATGAAGCCACACATCTCAGGGTAAAAGGTGAAGATATATTGGATGAGGCTCTTGTCTTCACTACCACACATCTTGAGTCTGTAGCATCCCAATTAAGCGGGTCTCTAGCAGCACAAGTAACCCATGCCTTGAAACAGCCTATCTGGAAAGCACTACAAAGGCTAGAGGCAAGGCATTACTTTTCTGTATACCAAGAAGACGCTTCACATGATCAAGTTCTTCTTAAGTTTGCAAAGTTGGATTTCAACCTATTGCAGAAAGTGCACCAGAAAGAACTTTCTGAGATTGCCAG ATGGTGGAAAGACTTGGACTTTTCAAGGAAGCTACCCTTTATCAGAGACAGGGTGGTTGAGTGCTATTTTTGGGTACTGGGAGTCTACTTTGAGCCCCAATATTGCTCTGCTAGGAGGATGCTAACCAAAGTGATCTCCATGATCTCTGTTATTGATGATATCTATGATGTGTATGGTACAATTGAAGAACTTGACCTCTTTACTGAAGCAATCGAGAG GTGGGAAATGAGTGCCGCAGATAAACTCCCGGAGTACATGAAAATGAGTTACCAGGCACTCCTTGACGTTTACACTGAAATGGAGCAAAACCTAGGTGAAGAAAAATCGTATCGTGTCCAGTATGCAATAAAAGCA ATGAAGAAACAAGTTACAGCATACCACCAAGAAGCCAAATGGTTCCACCAGAAATACATACCAACAATGGACGAATATATGCCCCTTGCTCTTGTATCCTCCACCCACGCAATGTTAGCAACCACATCGTTAGTCGGAATGGGAGAACTTGTCACAAAGGATTCCTTCGAATGGTTGTTCAGTGACCCTAAAATGGTCACAGCTTCAGCAGTGGTTGGCAGACTCATGGATGACATCGTGTCACACACg TTTGAGCAAAAGAGAGGGCACGTTGCCTCGGCTGTTGAATGCTACATGACACAACACGGTGTTACAGAGGAAGAAGCAGTCCATGAATTGAGGAAACAAGTGACAGATGCATGGAAGGATATAAACAAAGAGTGCCTCTACCCAACCGAAGTCCCCATGCCAATTCTCATGCGAGTTCTCAACCTTTCACGTGTCTGTGATGTCGTGTACAAGGACGAAGATGGCTACACACATGCTGGAATTGTGCTCAAAGATTTTGTAGCGTCTTTAATGGTGGATCCGGTGCCCTTATAA
- the LOC109018572 gene encoding (-)-germacrene D synthase-like isoform X1, giving the protein MYGAMQLTSKMSVQVSAVAAPTAQNHVMPEINRRSANFQPSIWGDHFLSYASEFLETSDVKIMRQQIEELKENVRTMLTATVEKPSQKLNLVDAIQRLGVSYHFDNEIQAIQQQLQKTHESDDPEYKHDLYTVALLFRLLRQDGYYVSCDMFNKFKDSKGNFKGSLCNDVKGILSLYEATHLRVKGEDILDEALVFTTTHLESVASQLSRPLAAQVTHALKQPIRKGLQRLEARHYFSVYQEDASHDKVLLKFAKLDFNLLQKVHQKELSEIASWWKDLDFPRKLPFIRDRVVECYFWILGVYFEPQYGFARRMLTKVISMTSVFDDIYDVYGTIEELDLFTEAIERLRLKTHPDHICICSLFFFLINWTNYRSYRWDMSAADKLPEYMKMSYQALLDVYTEMEQNLGEEKSFRVQYAIEAMKKQVRAYHQEAKWFHQKYIPTMDEYMPVALTSSNYAMLATTSLVGMGELVTKDCFEWLFSNPKMVTASEVVGRLMDDIVSHTFEQKRGHVASAVECYMTQHGVTEEEAVHKLRKQVTDAWKDINKECLYPTEVPMPILIRVLNLARVSDVVYKDEDGYTHAGIVLKDFIASLMVDPVPL; this is encoded by the exons ATGTACGGTGCCATGCAATTAACTTCTAAAATGTCTGTTCAAGTTTCAGCAGTAGCTGCTCCAACAGCTCAGAATCATGTTATGCCAGAAATTAACCGTCGCTCAGCAAATTTTCAGCCCAGCATTTGGGGTGACCATTTCCTCTCATATGCATCTGAATTCCTG GAAACGTCTGATGTGAAAATCATGAGGCAACAAATTgaggaattgaaggaaaatgtGAGGACGATGCTCACGGCTACGGTTGAGAAGCCTTCACAAAAACTGAACTTGGTTGATGCTATTCAGCGCTTAGGCGTGTCTTACCATTTTGATAATGAGATTCAAGCAATCCAGCAACAACTGCAGAAGACTCATGAAAGTGATGACCCTGAATATAAACATGACCTCTACACTGTTGCCCTGCTGTTTCGACTACTTAGACAAGACGGCTATTACGTTTCGTGCG ATATGTTCAACAAGTTCAAGGACAGCAAAGGGAATTTTAAGGGATCGCTTTGCAATGATGTGAAAGGAATTTTAAGCTTGTATGAAGCCACACATCTCAGGGTAAAAGGTGAAGATATATTGGATGAGGCTCTTGTCTTCACTACCACACATCTTGAGTCTGTAGCATCCCAATTAAGCAGGCCTCTAGCAGCACAAGTGACCCATGCCTTGAAACAGCCTATCCGGAAAGGACTACAAAGGCTAGAGGCAAGGCATTACTTTTCTGTATACCAAGAAGACGCTTCACATGATAAAGTTCTTCTTAAGTTTGCAAAGTTGGATTTCAACCTCTTGCAGAAAGTGCACCAGAAAGAACTTTCTGAGATTGCCAG CTGGTGGAAAGACTTGGACTTTCCAAGGAAGCTACCCTTTATCAGAGACCGGGTGGTTGAGTGCTATTTTTGGATACTAGGAGTGTACTTTGAGCCCCAATATGGCTTTGCTAGGAGGATGCTAACCAAAGTGATCTCCATGACCTCTGTTTTTGATGATATCTATGATGTGTATGGTACAATTGAAGAACTTGACCTCTTTACTGAAGCAATTGAGAGGTTGAGATTAAAGACACATCCTGATCATATTTgcatttgttctttatttttttttctgattaacTGGACAAACTACCGATCTTACAGGTGGGATATGAGTGCCGCAGATAAACTCCCGGAGTACATGAAAATGAGTTACCAGGCACTCCTAGACGTTTACACTGAAATGGAGCAAAACCTAGGTGAAGAAAAATCGTTTCGTGTCCAGTATGCAATAGAAGCA ATGAAGAAACAAGTtagagcataccaccaagaagCCAAATGGTTCCACCAGAAATACATACCAACAATGGACGAATATATGCCCGTTGCTCTTACATCCTCCAACTACGCAATGTTAGCAACCACATCCTTAGTCGGAATGGGAGAACTTGTCACAAAGGATTGCTTCGAATGGTTGTTCAGTAACCCTAAAATGGTCACAGCTTCAGAAGTGGTTGGCAGACTCATGGATGACATCGTGTCACACACg TTTGAGCAAAAGAGAGGGCACGTTGCTTCGGCTGTTGAATGCTACATGACACAGCACGGTGTTACAGAAGAAGAAGCAGTCCATAAATTGAGGAAACAAGTGACAGATGCATGGAAGGATATAAACAAAGAGTGCCTCTACCCAACCGAAGTCCCCATGCCAATTCTCATCCGAGTTCTCAACCTTGCACGTGTCAGTGATGTCGTGTATAAGGACGAAGATGGCTACACACATGCTGGAATTGTGCTCAAAGATTTTATAGCGTCTTTAATGGTGGATCCTGTGCCCTTATAA
- the LOC109018572 gene encoding (-)-germacrene D synthase-like isoform X2, whose translation MYGAMQLTSKMSVQVSAVAAPTAQNHVMPEINRRSANFQPSIWGDHFLSYASEFLETSDVKIMRQQIEELKENVRTMLTATVEKPSQKLNLVDAIQRLGVSYHFDNEIQAIQQQLQKTHESDDPEYKHDLYTVALLFRLLRQDGYYVSCDMFNKFKDSKGNFKGSLCNDVKGILSLYEATHLRVKGEDILDEALVFTTTHLESVASQLSRPLAAQVTHALKQPIRKGLQRLEARHYFSVYQEDASHDKVLLKFAKLDFNLLQKVHQKELSEIASWWKDLDFPRKLPFIRDRVVECYFWILGVYFEPQYGFARRMLTKVISMTSVFDDIYDVYGTIEELDLFTEAIERWDMSAADKLPEYMKMSYQALLDVYTEMEQNLGEEKSFRVQYAIEAMKKQVRAYHQEAKWFHQKYIPTMDEYMPVALTSSNYAMLATTSLVGMGELVTKDCFEWLFSNPKMVTASEVVGRLMDDIVSHTFEQKRGHVASAVECYMTQHGVTEEEAVHKLRKQVTDAWKDINKECLYPTEVPMPILIRVLNLARVSDVVYKDEDGYTHAGIVLKDFIASLMVDPVPL comes from the exons ATGTACGGTGCCATGCAATTAACTTCTAAAATGTCTGTTCAAGTTTCAGCAGTAGCTGCTCCAACAGCTCAGAATCATGTTATGCCAGAAATTAACCGTCGCTCAGCAAATTTTCAGCCCAGCATTTGGGGTGACCATTTCCTCTCATATGCATCTGAATTCCTG GAAACGTCTGATGTGAAAATCATGAGGCAACAAATTgaggaattgaaggaaaatgtGAGGACGATGCTCACGGCTACGGTTGAGAAGCCTTCACAAAAACTGAACTTGGTTGATGCTATTCAGCGCTTAGGCGTGTCTTACCATTTTGATAATGAGATTCAAGCAATCCAGCAACAACTGCAGAAGACTCATGAAAGTGATGACCCTGAATATAAACATGACCTCTACACTGTTGCCCTGCTGTTTCGACTACTTAGACAAGACGGCTATTACGTTTCGTGCG ATATGTTCAACAAGTTCAAGGACAGCAAAGGGAATTTTAAGGGATCGCTTTGCAATGATGTGAAAGGAATTTTAAGCTTGTATGAAGCCACACATCTCAGGGTAAAAGGTGAAGATATATTGGATGAGGCTCTTGTCTTCACTACCACACATCTTGAGTCTGTAGCATCCCAATTAAGCAGGCCTCTAGCAGCACAAGTGACCCATGCCTTGAAACAGCCTATCCGGAAAGGACTACAAAGGCTAGAGGCAAGGCATTACTTTTCTGTATACCAAGAAGACGCTTCACATGATAAAGTTCTTCTTAAGTTTGCAAAGTTGGATTTCAACCTCTTGCAGAAAGTGCACCAGAAAGAACTTTCTGAGATTGCCAG CTGGTGGAAAGACTTGGACTTTCCAAGGAAGCTACCCTTTATCAGAGACCGGGTGGTTGAGTGCTATTTTTGGATACTAGGAGTGTACTTTGAGCCCCAATATGGCTTTGCTAGGAGGATGCTAACCAAAGTGATCTCCATGACCTCTGTTTTTGATGATATCTATGATGTGTATGGTACAATTGAAGAACTTGACCTCTTTACTGAAGCAATTGAGAG GTGGGATATGAGTGCCGCAGATAAACTCCCGGAGTACATGAAAATGAGTTACCAGGCACTCCTAGACGTTTACACTGAAATGGAGCAAAACCTAGGTGAAGAAAAATCGTTTCGTGTCCAGTATGCAATAGAAGCA ATGAAGAAACAAGTtagagcataccaccaagaagCCAAATGGTTCCACCAGAAATACATACCAACAATGGACGAATATATGCCCGTTGCTCTTACATCCTCCAACTACGCAATGTTAGCAACCACATCCTTAGTCGGAATGGGAGAACTTGTCACAAAGGATTGCTTCGAATGGTTGTTCAGTAACCCTAAAATGGTCACAGCTTCAGAAGTGGTTGGCAGACTCATGGATGACATCGTGTCACACACg TTTGAGCAAAAGAGAGGGCACGTTGCTTCGGCTGTTGAATGCTACATGACACAGCACGGTGTTACAGAAGAAGAAGCAGTCCATAAATTGAGGAAACAAGTGACAGATGCATGGAAGGATATAAACAAAGAGTGCCTCTACCCAACCGAAGTCCCCATGCCAATTCTCATCCGAGTTCTCAACCTTGCACGTGTCAGTGATGTCGTGTATAAGGACGAAGATGGCTACACACATGCTGGAATTGTGCTCAAAGATTTTATAGCGTCTTTAATGGTGGATCCTGTGCCCTTATAA